A single Streptomyces mirabilis DNA region contains:
- a CDS encoding AAA family ATPase: MTVRGDFKEPARPRADLVIGREELFAGAREQLSDGGSVLVHGPAGIGKSTVLRALAAECAESAHTVLRCSATESESHLPFLALADLLGLVVDEVSDRLPAPQRTALESALTGRGESTLQRDGLALRLAVLSVFRALAAQGPVLIVADDLQWLDPASAELLGFAARRLGEMPVRMLSAVRTDTEPRDQQHDRHLRASPPDTLAVRLNPLSRAQVAELLGHRGYTGLPRTTVRDIHRTSGGNPLFALELGRALAENPARPSPGEPLPVPTSLRALVLSRLEMLSTEARHTLLVASAGARPTLALLHAAGRENAEDETAHAASLGLLATERETPGIRFAHPMISAALYAEASAQERRAAHTALSTAASDPIERARHLALATTGTDPQVAARLGEAAAVARDRGAPSVAAGLGLLAARHTPPETVPGPDERRLQAAEDALTAGESDLARDIARDALRRVTAPAERVRAWMVVIDAAGQAMAEVDAVFPQALADAGEDPRLLALVRYQLAWRALLVEGEMAKGREEAAIAAQLAARAGDRPTELLALGFQAQMETLMGHPGAPATIQRAMREPQDPRVACDHNGAGAARFRWLIMGDQLAEARTTITALLREVRRRGMVESELHFLRGLAETELRSGHCGRALDLARESLRLARDTGIGEAATAMFTSLAEAAGGDVDRALALAREAVDRAEEDGDLVYLSRALGALGHAQLVAGDSLAVVQSLRRVRELEERLGVTDPARGRWHGDLAEALVRIGEPVEAQDVIDATRARALRLGRESVLAVLDRAEALVRASRGEQGPAVRQLTAAQDRLGKLGYGLEEARAAYALAGLRTHRPGPTSYDEAARLFRRCRALPWLRQVESASAAGPAVVSATTPLAPAALDSLAATERQVAALVMEGATNREIAARLFISVKTVEATLTRVYRKLGIRSRVDIVRLAAGRRSG, translated from the coding sequence GTGACCGTGCGAGGGGACTTCAAGGAGCCTGCGAGACCCCGCGCCGACCTGGTCATCGGCCGGGAGGAGCTCTTCGCGGGGGCGCGCGAGCAGCTCTCCGACGGAGGCAGCGTGCTGGTGCACGGCCCCGCGGGAATAGGAAAGTCCACCGTCCTGCGTGCGCTGGCCGCGGAATGCGCCGAATCGGCACACACCGTGTTGCGCTGCTCGGCGACCGAGTCCGAATCCCATCTGCCCTTCCTCGCCCTGGCCGACCTCCTCGGCCTGGTGGTGGACGAGGTCTCCGACCGGCTGCCCGCCCCGCAGCGCACCGCCCTCGAATCGGCCCTCACCGGCCGCGGAGAATCGACCCTGCAACGGGACGGCCTCGCCCTGCGCCTCGCGGTCCTCTCCGTGTTCCGCGCGCTGGCCGCCCAGGGTCCGGTCCTGATCGTCGCCGACGACCTCCAGTGGCTGGATCCGGCCAGCGCCGAACTGCTCGGCTTCGCCGCCCGCAGGCTCGGCGAGATGCCCGTACGGATGCTGTCCGCGGTGCGCACCGACACCGAGCCACGGGACCAACAGCACGACCGCCATCTACGCGCGTCCCCGCCGGACACCCTCGCCGTGCGGCTCAACCCGCTCTCCCGGGCGCAGGTCGCCGAACTCCTCGGCCACCGCGGCTACACCGGGCTGCCCCGCACGACCGTCCGCGACATCCACCGCACCAGCGGCGGTAACCCGCTCTTCGCGCTGGAACTCGGCCGCGCGCTCGCCGAGAACCCTGCCCGGCCGAGCCCCGGCGAACCGCTGCCCGTGCCGACCTCGTTGCGCGCGCTCGTCCTCAGCCGTCTGGAGATGCTCTCCACCGAGGCCCGCCACACCCTCCTCGTCGCGAGCGCGGGCGCCCGCCCCACGCTGGCTCTGCTGCACGCCGCCGGGCGCGAGAACGCCGAGGACGAGACCGCGCACGCCGCCTCGCTCGGACTGTTGGCGACCGAGCGCGAGACACCGGGCATCCGGTTCGCGCATCCGATGATCTCGGCCGCCCTGTACGCGGAGGCGAGCGCCCAGGAACGCCGCGCCGCCCATACCGCGCTCTCCACGGCCGCCTCCGACCCCATCGAACGGGCCCGGCACCTCGCCCTGGCCACCACCGGTACCGATCCTCAGGTCGCCGCCCGGCTCGGGGAGGCGGCGGCCGTGGCCAGGGACCGAGGTGCGCCCTCGGTCGCGGCCGGCCTGGGACTGCTCGCGGCTCGGCACACTCCCCCGGAGACCGTTCCCGGCCCGGACGAGCGGCGGTTGCAGGCCGCCGAGGACGCACTGACCGCCGGGGAGTCGGACCTCGCGCGGGACATCGCCCGCGACGCGCTCCGCCGGGTCACCGCGCCGGCGGAGCGCGTCCGCGCCTGGATGGTCGTCATCGACGCGGCGGGGCAGGCCATGGCCGAGGTCGACGCGGTCTTCCCGCAGGCCCTCGCCGACGCGGGCGAGGACCCCCGGCTGCTCGCGCTCGTGCGCTACCAACTCGCCTGGCGGGCCCTGCTGGTGGAGGGCGAGATGGCCAAGGGCCGCGAGGAGGCCGCGATCGCCGCCCAGCTCGCCGCCCGCGCCGGGGACCGGCCCACCGAACTCCTCGCGCTCGGCTTCCAGGCCCAGATGGAGACCCTGATGGGCCACCCGGGCGCACCCGCCACCATCCAGCGGGCGATGCGCGAACCGCAGGACCCCCGGGTGGCGTGCGACCACAACGGCGCCGGCGCCGCCCGCTTCCGCTGGCTGATCATGGGCGACCAGCTCGCCGAGGCCCGCACCACGATCACCGCCCTGCTGCGCGAGGTGCGGCGGCGCGGGATGGTCGAGAGCGAGCTGCACTTCCTGCGCGGGCTCGCCGAGACCGAGCTGCGCTCCGGGCACTGCGGGCGGGCGCTCGATCTGGCCCGGGAGAGCCTGCGGCTGGCCCGCGACACGGGGATCGGCGAGGCGGCCACCGCCATGTTCACCTCGCTCGCCGAGGCCGCGGGCGGCGACGTCGACCGGGCGCTGGCGCTGGCCCGGGAGGCCGTGGACCGCGCCGAGGAGGACGGCGACCTGGTGTACCTCTCGCGCGCCCTGGGCGCCCTCGGGCACGCCCAGCTGGTGGCCGGGGACTCGCTCGCGGTGGTGCAGTCCCTGCGGCGGGTACGGGAGCTGGAGGAGCGGCTCGGGGTCACGGACCCGGCCCGGGGGCGCTGGCACGGCGACCTCGCCGAGGCGCTGGTGCGAATCGGTGAGCCGGTCGAGGCACAGGACGTCATCGACGCCACGCGGGCGCGGGCGCTGCGGCTCGGACGGGAAAGCGTGCTCGCCGTGCTCGACCGGGCGGAGGCGTTGGTGCGGGCCTCGCGCGGTGAACAGGGGCCCGCTGTACGTCAGTTGACGGCCGCTCAGGACAGGCTGGGCAAGCTGGGCTACGGCCTGGAGGAGGCCCGGGCGGCGTACGCCCTCGCCGGGCTGCGCACCCACCGGCCGGGGCCGACCTCGTACGACGAGGCGGCGCGGCTGTTCCGTCGCTGCCGGGCACTGCCGTGGCTGCGGCAGGTGGAGTCCGCGAGTGCGGCCGGGCCGGCGGTGGTCTCGGCCACGACGCCGCTCGCTCCCGCCGCGCTCGACAGCCTCGCCGCGACGGAGCGTCAGGTCGCGGCGCTGGTCATGGAGGGCGCCACCAATCGGGAGATAGCCGCGCGGCTGTTCATCAGCGTGAAGACCGTCGAGGCGACGCTGACGCGGGTGTACCGGAAGCTGGGGATCCGGTCGCGGGTGGACATCGTTCGGCTGGCTGCGGGGCGCCGGAGCGGGTGA
- a CDS encoding AMP-binding protein, protein MSTLSYAHGTSATTLLGDTIGANLDRAVTAWPDREALVDVPSGRRWTYAQFSADVDELAYALLATGIARGDRVGIWAVNCPEWVLVQYATARIGAVMVNINPAYRTHEVEYVLQQAGISLLFASLSHKTSDYRAMVEQVRDRCPQLRETVYIGDPSWDALIGRGTPDLYEEFWIRKSELSCDDPINIQYTSGTTGFPKGATLSHHNILNNGYFVGESIAYSEQDRICIPVPFYHCFGMVMGNLAATSHGACMVIPAPSFDPAATLRAVQDEHCTSLYGVPTMFIAELNLPGFATYDLSSLRTGIMAGSPCPVEVMKRVVAEMHMAEVSICYGMTETSPVSLQTRRDDDLEHRTGTVGRVLPHLEVKVVDPAEGVTQPRGTAGELCTRGYSVMLGYWNEPEKTSEAVDAGRWMHTGDLAVMREDGYVEIVGRIKDMIIRGGENIYPREIEEFLYAHPKIADVQVVGVPHERYGEEVLACVIPLDPADPLTLEELRVFCEDRLAHYKIPSRLEVLESFPMTVSGKVRKIELRQTYAD, encoded by the coding sequence GTGAGCACACTCTCCTACGCGCACGGGACGAGCGCGACGACCCTGCTCGGCGACACCATCGGGGCCAACCTGGACCGGGCGGTCACGGCCTGGCCGGACCGGGAGGCGCTCGTTGACGTGCCGTCCGGGCGGCGCTGGACATACGCCCAGTTCTCCGCGGACGTCGACGAGTTGGCGTACGCGCTGCTGGCCACCGGCATCGCCCGGGGCGACCGGGTGGGCATCTGGGCGGTCAACTGCCCGGAGTGGGTGCTCGTCCAGTACGCCACCGCCCGCATCGGCGCGGTCATGGTGAACATCAACCCGGCCTACCGCACCCACGAGGTCGAGTACGTTCTCCAGCAGGCCGGCATCTCGCTGCTCTTCGCCTCCCTCAGCCACAAGACCAGCGACTACCGGGCGATGGTCGAGCAAGTGCGCGACAGATGCCCGCAGTTGCGGGAGACCGTCTACATCGGTGACCCGAGTTGGGACGCCCTGATCGGGCGCGGGACCCCGGATCTCTACGAGGAATTCTGGATCCGCAAGAGCGAGTTGTCCTGCGACGACCCCATCAACATCCAGTACACCTCGGGTACGACGGGCTTCCCCAAGGGGGCGACCCTCTCCCACCACAACATCCTCAACAACGGTTACTTCGTGGGCGAGTCGATCGCCTACAGCGAGCAGGACCGGATCTGCATCCCCGTGCCCTTCTACCACTGCTTCGGCATGGTGATGGGCAACCTCGCGGCGACCTCGCACGGCGCCTGCATGGTCATCCCCGCGCCCTCCTTCGATCCGGCGGCGACGCTCCGCGCGGTCCAGGACGAGCACTGCACCTCGCTGTACGGCGTACCGACCATGTTCATCGCGGAGTTGAACCTCCCCGGCTTCGCGACGTACGACCTGTCCTCGCTGCGCACCGGCATCATGGCGGGCTCGCCGTGCCCGGTCGAGGTGATGAAGCGGGTGGTCGCCGAGATGCACATGGCGGAGGTCTCCATCTGCTACGGCATGACCGAGACCTCGCCCGTGTCCCTGCAGACCCGCAGGGACGACGACCTGGAGCACCGCACCGGCACCGTCGGCCGGGTGCTCCCGCACCTGGAGGTGAAGGTCGTGGACCCGGCGGAGGGGGTGACGCAGCCGCGCGGCACCGCAGGAGAGCTGTGCACCCGCGGTTACAGCGTGATGCTCGGCTACTGGAACGAGCCCGAGAAGACGTCCGAAGCCGTTGACGCGGGGCGCTGGATGCACACGGGCGACCTCGCAGTGATGCGTGAGGACGGGTACGTCGAGATCGTCGGCCGCATCAAGGACATGATCATCCGCGGTGGCGAGAACATCTACCCGCGCGAGATCGAGGAGTTCCTCTACGCCCATCCGAAGATCGCCGATGTCCAGGTGGTCGGGGTGCCCCACGAGCGCTACGGCGAGGAGGTGCTCGCCTGCGTCATCCCGCTCGACCCGGCCGACCCCTTGACGCTGGAGGAACTGCGCGTCTTCTGCGAGGACCGGTTGGCCCACTACAAGATCCCCAGCCGCCTGGAGGTCCTGGAGTCCTTCCCGATGACGGTGTCGGGGAAGGTCCGCAAGATCGAACTGCGGCAGACGTACGCCGACTAG
- a CDS encoding LysR family transcriptional regulator, translated as MELRQLVYFVTVAEELHFGRAAEHLHIVQSAVSQQIRRLERELGAELFDRSPRHVRLTGAGERLLPEARAVLAAVDRARAAVAAAEVLRLGTSTGLGAHLDRVLAGFAERKPAVQVELVSLPAQERLARVLDGRLDAAFVRGAEPLPGVRVLPLWPDPLVAALPAGHSLAARDAIDLAELASLPLSITARRTNPTLVDLVVGACHDAGFEPLPGPVSGSLQDTLASIGTRPLWTVVYASHARVLHSPRVAFVPFRAPGLALTTGLAVHGTTPTPHLDALLAACGDHEN; from the coding sequence ATGGAACTGCGGCAACTCGTCTACTTCGTCACGGTCGCCGAGGAACTGCACTTCGGGCGGGCGGCGGAGCACCTGCACATCGTGCAGTCGGCCGTCAGCCAGCAGATACGGCGGCTGGAGCGGGAGCTGGGTGCCGAGCTGTTCGACCGTTCACCGCGGCACGTACGGCTGACGGGGGCGGGGGAGCGGCTGCTGCCCGAGGCGCGGGCGGTGCTCGCCGCCGTGGACCGGGCCCGCGCGGCGGTCGCCGCGGCCGAGGTACTGCGCCTCGGCACCAGTACCGGACTCGGCGCTCACCTGGACCGGGTGCTCGCGGGCTTCGCCGAGCGGAAGCCAGCGGTCCAGGTCGAGCTGGTCTCGCTTCCCGCGCAGGAGCGGCTCGCGCGGGTCCTGGACGGTCGCCTCGACGCCGCGTTCGTACGGGGCGCGGAACCCCTGCCGGGCGTACGTGTGCTGCCGCTGTGGCCCGATCCGCTGGTGGCCGCGCTGCCCGCCGGGCACTCCTTGGCCGCCCGCGACGCGATCGACCTCGCCGAACTGGCCTCACTCCCGCTGAGCATCACCGCGCGCCGGACCAACCCCACCCTGGTCGACCTGGTCGTCGGGGCCTGTCACGACGCCGGCTTCGAACCACTGCCAGGACCGGTGAGCGGCTCCCTGCAGGACACCCTCGCCAGCATCGGTACCCGGCCGCTGTGGACGGTCGTCTACGCCTCGCACGCCCGCGTCCTGCACAGCCCACGGGTCGCCTTCGTACCCTTCCGGGCGCCGGGACTCGCGCTCACCACGGGACTCGCCGTGCACGGCACGACGCCGACGCCTCACCTGGACGCCCTGCTCGCGGCCTGCGGCGATCACGAGAACTGA
- a CDS encoding LysE family translocator, translated as MVSTDRFLAFAAMSLLVIVIPGPSVLFVIGRALAHGRRTAVMTALGNVVGSYLLVAAVAFGIGSLVERSLTVFLVVKLAGAAYLVLLGVRAFRHRKEMKASALRQEPAAAARGDLRTVLDGALVGLTNPKGLVFFAAVLPQFVDHSAGRVPVQMLVLGLIPISIGLVTDTLWGLTASAARSWFAGSDRRLSLIGGAGGCTLIGLGVTVAVTGRAD; from the coding sequence ATGGTGTCCACGGACCGGTTCCTGGCCTTCGCGGCGATGTCGCTGTTGGTGATCGTGATTCCCGGGCCGAGTGTGCTGTTCGTGATCGGACGCGCGCTCGCGCACGGCCGGCGCACGGCGGTGATGACGGCGCTGGGCAATGTCGTCGGCTCGTATCTGCTGGTGGCCGCGGTCGCCTTCGGGATCGGCTCACTGGTCGAGCGCTCGCTGACCGTCTTCCTGGTGGTGAAGCTGGCGGGTGCCGCGTATCTGGTCCTGCTGGGGGTGCGGGCGTTCCGGCACCGCAAGGAGATGAAGGCCTCGGCGTTGCGGCAGGAGCCCGCGGCCGCGGCGCGCGGCGATCTGCGGACCGTCCTGGACGGCGCCCTCGTCGGCCTCACCAACCCCAAGGGTCTGGTCTTCTTCGCGGCCGTGCTGCCCCAGTTCGTGGACCACTCGGCGGGGCGGGTACCCGTACAGATGCTGGTGCTCGGTCTGATCCCGATCTCCATCGGGCTGGTCACCGACACCCTGTGGGGGCTGACGGCGTCCGCGGCCCGCTCCTGGTTCGCCGGCTCGGACCGTCGGCTGTCGCTGATCGGGGGCGCGGGCGGCTGCACTCTGATCGGGCTCGGCGTGACGGTGGCGGTGACGGGTCGCGCGGACTGA
- a CDS encoding helix-turn-helix transcriptional regulator, with the protein MAADTAEAVEMRGALVRLRRATGLPVAFGGLVEPGRAQVRISELSGTATPALSALAVSSGNGLGGKAVALARPCAVTDYSASRQISHEYDVAVATEGLCSVIAVPVVVRRRVRGVLYGALRTAQPLGDRTLGAAVAAARDVEQALVVRDEAQGLLTVAREPEPAVGSPAWEEVREAHGALRALAPRIVDPALRAELLDACRRLAGAAASDARTPRVDLAPREVDVLACVAAGATNGGAAERLGVRPETVKGYLRSAMRKLGARTRLEAVVAARRAGLLP; encoded by the coding sequence GTGGCAGCAGACACGGCCGAGGCGGTGGAGATGCGTGGTGCGCTGGTACGACTGCGGCGCGCCACGGGACTGCCGGTCGCCTTCGGCGGCCTCGTCGAACCCGGTCGCGCCCAGGTACGTATCAGCGAACTCAGCGGTACGGCGACGCCCGCGCTCAGCGCCCTCGCCGTGTCCTCGGGCAACGGCCTGGGCGGCAAGGCGGTCGCACTGGCCCGGCCCTGCGCGGTGACGGACTACTCCGCCTCCCGTCAGATCAGCCACGAGTACGACGTGGCGGTCGCCACGGAGGGCCTGTGTTCCGTGATCGCCGTACCCGTCGTCGTACGCCGCCGGGTGCGCGGGGTGTTGTACGGCGCCCTGCGCACGGCCCAGCCCCTGGGCGACCGCACGCTCGGCGCGGCGGTGGCGGCGGCCCGGGACGTGGAGCAGGCGCTGGTCGTACGGGACGAGGCGCAGGGGCTGCTGACCGTCGCCCGGGAGCCCGAACCGGCGGTCGGGAGCCCCGCGTGGGAGGAGGTCCGCGAGGCGCACGGGGCGCTGCGGGCACTGGCGCCGCGCATCGTCGACCCGGCGCTGCGGGCCGAACTGCTCGACGCGTGCAGGCGGCTGGCCGGTGCGGCGGCGTCCGACGCCCGGACGCCTCGCGTCGACCTCGCTCCGCGCGAGGTGGACGTCCTCGCCTGCGTCGCGGCGGGAGCCACCAACGGAGGTGCCGCCGAGCGGTTGGGGGTGCGGCCGGAGACGGTCAAGGGGTATCTGCGCTCGGCCATGCGGAAGCTCGGTGCGCGCACCCGGCTGGAGGCGGTGGTCGCCGCACGGCGAGCCGGATTGCTGCCGTAG
- the dmpI gene encoding 4-oxalocrotonate tautomerase DmpI, whose protein sequence is MPIVTIQQGPRDVELKRDLVKRVTDAFVDAYKIPAESVHVWIHEVPADSWGSAGKLTADK, encoded by the coding sequence ATGCCCATCGTCACCATTCAGCAGGGTCCGCGCGACGTCGAGCTCAAGCGGGACCTCGTCAAGCGCGTCACCGACGCCTTCGTCGACGCGTACAAGATCCCCGCCGAGAGCGTGCACGTCTGGATCCACGAGGTGCCGGCGGACAGTTGGGGCAGCGCGGGGAAGCTGACCGCCGACAAGTAG
- a CDS encoding AMP-binding protein codes for MTVTNGATDQFRAARDFLLEHRADYATAYEGFDWPRPESFNWALDWFDVIARGNDRTALHIVEEDGERAEFSFAALSERSNRVANWLRARGVRAEDRVLVMLGNQVELWETALAAMKLRAVVIPATTLLGPADLRDRVERGRVRHVIARAEEAEKFDEVPGRQTRITVGGARPGWQSYEEAYAADPGFEPEGVTHSDDPLMLYFTSGTTARPKLVEHTHASYPIGHLSTMYWIGLKPGDVHLNISSPGWAKHAWSNLFAPWNAEATVFIHNYTRFDAGRLMAEMDRAGVTTFCAPPTVWRMLIQADLTQLRTPPREAVAAGEPLNPEVIEQVRRAWGVTIRDGFGQTETAVQVSNSPGQQLKTGSMGRPSPGFRVELLDPVSGAPGAAEGEIALDLSARPVGVMTGYHGAADRTAEAMAGGYYRTGDIGARDEDGYITYVGRADDVFKASDYKISPFELESALLEHEAVAEAAVVPAPDELRLAVPKAYIVLAAGHEPGPDLAKVLFEHSRTVLAPYKRIRRLEFGALPKTISGKIRRIELREATAAGSDAEYREEDFR; via the coding sequence ATGACGGTGACGAACGGTGCGACGGACCAGTTCCGCGCCGCGCGGGACTTCCTGCTGGAGCACCGCGCGGACTACGCCACGGCGTACGAGGGTTTCGACTGGCCCCGCCCGGAGTCCTTCAACTGGGCGCTCGACTGGTTCGACGTCATCGCACGGGGCAACGACCGCACCGCCCTGCACATCGTCGAGGAGGACGGCGAGCGCGCCGAGTTCTCCTTCGCCGCCCTCTCCGAGCGTTCGAACCGGGTGGCCAACTGGCTGCGCGCGCGGGGTGTACGCGCCGAGGACCGCGTCCTGGTCATGCTCGGCAACCAGGTGGAGCTGTGGGAGACGGCCCTCGCCGCGATGAAGCTGCGCGCCGTCGTCATCCCCGCGACGACCCTGCTGGGCCCCGCCGACCTGCGCGACCGGGTCGAGCGCGGCCGCGTCCGGCACGTGATCGCGCGCGCCGAAGAAGCGGAGAAGTTCGACGAAGTGCCCGGCCGCCAGACCCGGATCACGGTGGGTGGAGCGCGGCCCGGCTGGCAGTCCTACGAGGAGGCGTACGCCGCCGACCCGGGCTTCGAGCCCGAGGGGGTCACCCACTCGGACGATCCGCTGATGCTCTACTTCACCTCCGGCACCACCGCCCGCCCCAAGCTCGTCGAGCACACCCACGCCTCCTACCCGATCGGTCATCTGTCGACGATGTACTGGATCGGGCTCAAGCCAGGCGACGTGCATCTGAACATCTCCTCGCCCGGCTGGGCCAAGCACGCCTGGTCCAACCTCTTCGCGCCCTGGAACGCGGAGGCGACCGTCTTCATCCACAACTACACGCGCTTCGACGCGGGCCGGCTGATGGCGGAGATGGACCGGGCGGGCGTCACCACCTTCTGCGCCCCGCCCACGGTGTGGCGGATGCTCATCCAGGCCGACCTGACGCAACTGCGCACCCCGCCGCGTGAGGCCGTCGCCGCCGGTGAGCCGCTGAACCCGGAGGTCATCGAGCAGGTACGGCGCGCCTGGGGCGTCACCATCCGGGACGGCTTCGGGCAGACCGAGACGGCCGTCCAGGTCTCCAACAGCCCCGGGCAGCAGCTCAAGACGGGCTCGATGGGACGGCCGAGTCCCGGCTTCCGCGTCGAACTCCTCGACCCGGTCTCGGGTGCGCCCGGGGCTGCGGAGGGGGAGATCGCGCTCGACCTGTCAGCGCGGCCGGTGGGCGTGATGACCGGCTACCACGGCGCCGCCGACCGTACGGCGGAGGCGATGGCGGGCGGCTACTACCGCACCGGTGACATCGGCGCCCGGGACGAGGACGGATACATCACCTACGTCGGCCGTGCCGACGACGTGTTCAAGGCCTCCGACTACAAGATCTCGCCCTTCGAGCTGGAGAGCGCCCTGCTGGAGCACGAGGCGGTGGCGGAGGCGGCCGTCGTCCCGGCCCCCGACGAGCTGCGGCTCGCCGTCCCGAAGGCGTACATCGTCCTCGCCGCGGGCCACGAACCCGGCCCCGACCTGGCGAAGGTGCTCTTCGAACACTCGCGGACGGTGCTCGCGCCGTACAAGCGCATCCGCCGTCTGGAGTTCGGCGCACTCCCCAAGACCATCTCCGGCAAGATCCGCCGGATCGAGCTGCGCGAGGCCACGGCCGCGGGCTCGGACGCCGAGTACCGCGAGGAGGACTTCCGGTGA
- a CDS encoding S1 family peptidase: MFGLNRAKKTAALCTATAAAAATALLCAPGAVAAPQPIVGGTTTTTTAYPFMMQITDASQNQFCGGTLVAANKVVTAAHCMVGETTSSVRVVGGRTYLNGTNGTVSKVSKIWINPDYTDATNGDDVAVLTLSTSMSYTPASYVASTDTGVYATGATARIIGWGTTSESGSSSNQLRTATVPIVSNSSCAGSYGSDYVASDMVCAGYTNGGTDTCQGDSGGPLLIGGVLAGVTSWGNGCAEAGYPGVYTRLTTFSNLVKTQINS, encoded by the coding sequence ATGTTCGGGCTCAACCGCGCCAAGAAGACGGCCGCTCTCTGTACGGCGACCGCTGCCGCCGCCGCGACCGCTCTCCTGTGCGCACCCGGCGCCGTCGCCGCCCCCCAGCCGATCGTCGGCGGCACGACGACGACCACCACCGCGTACCCGTTCATGATGCAGATCACGGACGCCTCGCAGAACCAGTTCTGCGGCGGCACCCTGGTCGCCGCCAACAAGGTCGTCACCGCCGCCCACTGCATGGTCGGCGAGACCACGAGCAGCGTCCGCGTCGTCGGCGGCAGAACGTACCTCAACGGCACGAACGGCACGGTCAGCAAGGTCAGCAAGATCTGGATCAACCCCGACTACACCGATGCCACCAACGGCGACGACGTGGCCGTACTGACCCTGTCGACGTCGATGTCGTACACCCCGGCGTCGTACGTCGCCTCCACGGACACCGGCGTGTACGCCACCGGCGCCACCGCCCGCATCATCGGCTGGGGCACCACCTCGGAGAGCGGCAGCTCCTCCAACCAGCTGCGCACCGCGACCGTCCCGATCGTGTCCAACTCCAGCTGCGCCGGCTCCTACGGCTCCGACTACGTGGCCAGCGACATGGTCTGCGCCGGTTACACCAACGGCGGTACCGACACCTGCCAGGGAGACAGCGGCGGCCCGCTGCTCATCGGCGGCGTCCTGGCGGGCGTCACCTCCTGGGGCAACGGCTGCGCCGAGGCCGGCTACCCGGGCGTCTACACCCGCCTGACGACCTTCTCGAACCTGGTGAAGACGCAGATCAACTCGTAG
- a CDS encoding winged helix DNA-binding domain-containing protein, whose product MTTKTSGVDGNQNGNRNANGNGGGKSVGGGNRARGVGGHPAPVLDPRALNRATLARQLLLRRSAGRSAADAVRHLVGLQAQNVKPPYYALAARLEGFRPEELSTAMEDRAVVRIVTLRSTIHTHTADDALTLRPLVQGARDRELNNFRKGLAGVDLDRLAVIARELVEAEPRTMKQLREELLVHWPDADPFALSVAARCRLPLVQVTPRGLWGRSGQVALTTAEHWLGRPTEPSPGPDAAVLRYLAAFGPASVKDMQTWAGLTRLREAFERLRPRLLTFHDENGVELFDLPDAPRPDSDTPAPPRFLPEFDNLLLSHADRSRVVPAGLKGRTWAGNQAYCTLLVDGFLGGLWRQEGDVLTIEPFGRLTKVQREEVVAEAEGLLRTLSGASASYDIRFGTVAA is encoded by the coding sequence ATGACGACGAAGACGAGCGGCGTGGACGGGAACCAGAACGGGAACCGGAACGCGAACGGGAACGGTGGCGGGAAGTCGGTCGGTGGCGGGAACAGGGCGCGCGGCGTCGGCGGCCACCCCGCACCCGTGCTCGACCCCCGCGCCCTCAACCGCGCGACCCTCGCCCGCCAGCTCCTCCTGCGCCGGTCCGCCGGTCGTAGCGCCGCGGACGCCGTCCGGCACCTCGTGGGTCTTCAGGCGCAGAACGTGAAGCCGCCGTACTACGCCCTCGCCGCCCGGCTGGAAGGGTTCCGGCCCGAGGAGCTGTCGACGGCCATGGAGGACCGTGCCGTCGTCCGCATCGTGACCCTGCGCTCCACCATCCACACCCACACCGCCGACGACGCCCTCACCCTGCGACCGCTCGTGCAGGGGGCCCGCGACCGGGAGCTGAACAACTTCCGCAAGGGACTCGCGGGTGTCGACCTGGACCGGCTCGCCGTGATCGCTCGGGAGCTGGTGGAGGCCGAGCCGCGCACGATGAAACAGCTACGTGAGGAACTGCTCGTCCACTGGCCGGACGCCGACCCGTTCGCGCTCTCGGTCGCCGCCCGCTGCCGGCTGCCGCTCGTCCAGGTCACCCCGCGCGGACTGTGGGGCCGCAGCGGCCAGGTCGCGCTGACCACCGCAGAACACTGGCTGGGCCGTCCCACCGAGCCGTCCCCGGGCCCCGACGCGGCCGTCCTGCGCTACCTCGCCGCGTTCGGGCCCGCCTCCGTCAAGGACATGCAGACCTGGGCGGGGCTGACCAGGCTGCGCGAGGCCTTCGAACGCCTCCGCCCGCGACTGCTCACCTTCCATGACGAGAACGGCGTCGAACTCTTCGACCTCCCCGACGCACCCCGCCCCGACTCCGACACCCCGGCCCCGCCCCGTTTCCTGCCCGAGTTCGACAACCTGCTCCTCTCGCACGCCGACCGCTCCCGGGTGGTGCCCGCCGGTCTCAAAGGGCGTACCTGGGCCGGCAACCAGGCGTACTGCACGCTGCTCGTCGACGGATTCCTGGGGGGCCTGTGGCGACAGGAGGGGGATGTGCTCACCATCGAACCCTTCGGCCGGCTCACGAAGGTCCAGCGGGAGGAGGTGGTAGCGGAGGCCGAGGGGTTGCTCCGGACGCTGTCCGGCGCGTCGGCGTCGTACGACATCCGCTTCGGGACCGTGGCCGCGTAG